In one Flavobacteriales bacterium genomic region, the following are encoded:
- a CDS encoding HEAT repeat domain-containing protein, whose translation MTERTTKQQRLDLAFAALLSDDDAAALTALTRIGEQGDARAIPHLLGALAAHPSPAVQQRITALLHQVKAADAVPTLIAALDDDRFRTVRRTVLSAFWSAGLDARDHLERFIAIAVEGSAEECFECLTVIENQELWPEKAARLGLARVRKAIAAEPDPYKGAMLKDLAALLEERLGAA comes from the coding sequence ATGACGGAACGGACCACCAAGCAGCAGCGCCTTGACCTCGCGTTCGCGGCGCTGCTGAGCGACGACGACGCCGCCGCACTCACGGCCCTCACCCGCATCGGGGAGCAGGGCGATGCGCGGGCCATCCCCCACCTGCTGGGGGCCCTGGCCGCCCATCCCTCGCCTGCCGTGCAGCAGCGCATCACCGCCCTGCTGCACCAGGTGAAGGCCGCCGATGCGGTGCCCACCCTCATCGCCGCGCTCGACGACGACCGGTTCCGTACGGTGCGCCGCACCGTGCTCTCGGCCTTTTGGAGCGCCGGGCTCGATGCTCGCGATCACTTGGAGCGCTTCATCGCCATCGCCGTGGAGGGCAGCGCCGAGGAGTGCTTCGAGTGCCTCACCGTGATCGAGAACCAGGAGCTGTGGCCCGAGAAGGCGGCGCGGCTGGGCCTGGCGCGCGTGCGCAAGGCTATTGCCGCCGAGCCCGACCCTTACAAGGGCGCCATGCTCAAGGACCTGGCGGCGCTGCTCGAGGAACGGCTCGGCGCCGCCTGA
- a CDS encoding YggS family pyridoxal phosphate-dependent enzyme: MSSTLAERYAKAKASLPPQVTLVAVSKTRSAEEIRALYDLGHRDFGENYVQELRAKQPLLPADIRWHFIGHLQRSNVKHIIGFVHLIHGVDGAPLLDEVQKRAAAAGRTVDALLQVHIAQEETKHGLAPHEALGLLRGWDRQRWPNVRPRGMMGMATNTDDRAQVRREFEGLAALHGEARAGLGELAEGFTVLSMGMSGDADLAIASGSSLVRIGTAIFGERG, encoded by the coding sequence ATGAGCAGCACCCTGGCGGAACGGTACGCGAAGGCCAAGGCCTCCCTGCCGCCGCAGGTCACCCTGGTGGCCGTGAGCAAGACACGGTCGGCAGAGGAGATACGCGCTCTATACGACCTGGGGCACCGTGACTTCGGCGAGAACTACGTGCAGGAGCTGAGGGCCAAGCAGCCGCTGCTCCCCGCCGACATCCGCTGGCACTTCATCGGGCACCTGCAGCGCAGCAATGTCAAGCATATCATCGGCTTCGTCCACCTCATCCATGGCGTGGACGGCGCCCCCCTGCTCGACGAGGTCCAGAAGCGCGCCGCTGCGGCCGGGCGCACAGTGGATGCCCTTCTCCAGGTGCACATCGCGCAGGAGGAGACCAAGCATGGGCTCGCCCCGCACGAGGCGCTCGGGCTGCTCCGCGGGTGGGACCGGCAGCGCTGGCCCAACGTCAGGCCGCGAGGCATGATGGGGATGGCCACCAACACCGACGACCGGGCCCAGGTGCGCCGCGAATTCGAGGGTCTGGCCGCCCTGCACGGCGAGGCCCGGGCTGGCCTTGGCGAGCTGGCCGAGGGCTTCACCGTGCTGAGCATGGGCATGAGCGGCGATGCCGACCTGGCCATCGCTTCCGGCAGCAGCCTGGTGCGCATCGGCACCGCCATCTTCGGCGAGCGCGGATGA
- a CDS encoding site-specific integrase, translating into MDRKDVERERAVKLEYLVHKAQRCIALHFAYDAELVSAARQAGAKWSASHRCWWTPNAPEHLQAIFAAFKGKAWVDMNGLRKKADAGTAVPHSSPAHARLGPERQTKHVPASPKPQRVVAEKPILNGIQETALAAMRRKLEIARYSPRSIQVYLSATRQLFQHFPQKHPNDIRTEDIEAFQHHLATVRKVSNSTLNQAVNAVRYYYMNVLGDARRVTFIERPRKETKLPLVLSKAEIAAVLKAPTNLKHQAMLALAYSGGLRVSEVLALQPNDLLYDRGLIRIRGAKGNKDRTTLLGRSTAELLKRYVAHTQPRELLFEGQGGGAYSARSLQKVLEAALERAGIRKPATMHTLRHSFATHLLEQGTDLRYIQALLGHASSKTTEIYTHVSTRYLQGIVNPMDNLDTP; encoded by the coding sequence ATGGACAGAAAAGACGTCGAGCGCGAACGGGCTGTGAAGCTGGAGTACTTGGTACACAAGGCCCAGCGCTGCATCGCCTTGCACTTCGCTTACGATGCTGAACTCGTTAGTGCCGCCAGGCAGGCCGGTGCCAAATGGAGCGCGTCCCATCGCTGTTGGTGGACACCGAACGCTCCGGAACACCTGCAGGCCATCTTCGCCGCGTTCAAGGGCAAGGCCTGGGTGGACATGAACGGCCTGCGGAAGAAAGCGGACGCAGGCACTGCTGTCCCGCATTCGTCACCGGCACATGCGCGCTTAGGGCCTGAACGCCAGACCAAGCATGTTCCAGCATCACCCAAGCCACAACGGGTCGTCGCCGAGAAGCCCATCCTGAACGGCATACAGGAGACGGCCCTTGCCGCCATGCGCCGCAAGCTGGAGATCGCCCGGTACAGCCCGCGGAGCATTCAGGTGTACCTCAGCGCAACCCGGCAGCTCTTCCAGCACTTTCCCCAAAAGCATCCGAACGACATCCGCACGGAGGACATCGAGGCTTTCCAACACCACCTGGCCACAGTGCGCAAGGTGAGCAACAGCACCCTGAACCAGGCCGTGAACGCCGTCAGGTACTACTACATGAACGTGTTGGGCGATGCGCGGCGGGTGACGTTCATCGAAAGACCACGGAAGGAGACCAAGCTGCCCTTGGTGCTGAGCAAGGCCGAGATCGCCGCTGTACTGAAAGCTCCTACGAACCTGAAGCACCAAGCCATGCTTGCCCTGGCCTACTCCGGTGGCCTTCGTGTAAGTGAAGTATTGGCACTTCAACCGAATGACCTTCTGTACGATCGCGGGTTGATCAGGATACGTGGCGCGAAAGGCAACAAGGACCGAACGACCCTGTTGGGGCGCAGCACTGCCGAGCTACTGAAGCGCTACGTGGCGCACACCCAGCCCCGCGAACTGCTCTTTGAGGGCCAGGGAGGCGGAGCATACAGCGCCCGAAGCTTGCAGAAGGTCCTTGAGGCCGCCTTGGAGAGGGCTGGTATACGCAAGCCTGCCACCATGCACACCCTGCGCCACAGCTTCGCCACACACTTGTTGGAGCAAGGCACAGACCTGCGCTATATTCAGGCCC
- a CDS encoding ABC transporter permease → MFDRERWSEVLESIGKNKLRALLTGFAVFWGIFMLIILLGAGAGLRNGFSYNFRNTATNSIRIMGNETSKPWQGLPPNRRIDLEEADIDALRHAIPGIQHISGQYRVWRGNSTLRYGMNTGSYGIRGIQPEHRHLQHQTILRGRFINEVDEAQDRKVIVIAEDCRQELFKGEDPLHQWVSVNGIPFEVVGLYAFEAGGMERGQRSPVFIPLGAAQKVFNAKGLVDDITFSFADASIAGARQAEQRAVHTLARRHSFDPTDERALWVNNNVENVGTIGRIFDGITAFLWFVGIGSLIAGIVGVSNIMLIIVKERTREIGIRKALGATPANVVGQVLMEALVITGLAGWLGLVLGVFLMEGVASVVPGSEFFRDPTIRINVALWALFALMVAGALAGFIPARRAAAIRPIEALRHE, encoded by the coding sequence ATGTTCGATAGGGAGCGCTGGTCGGAGGTGCTGGAGAGCATCGGCAAGAACAAGCTGAGGGCGCTGCTCACGGGCTTCGCGGTGTTCTGGGGCATCTTCATGCTCATCATCCTGCTGGGCGCCGGCGCCGGGTTGCGCAACGGATTCAGCTACAACTTCCGCAACACGGCCACCAACAGCATCCGCATCATGGGCAACGAGACCAGCAAGCCCTGGCAGGGCCTGCCGCCCAATCGCCGGATCGACCTGGAGGAGGCCGACATCGATGCCCTGCGGCATGCCATCCCCGGCATCCAGCACATCAGCGGCCAGTACCGGGTATGGCGCGGCAACAGCACGCTGCGCTACGGCATGAACACCGGCAGCTACGGCATCCGCGGCATCCAGCCCGAGCACCGGCATCTGCAGCACCAGACCATCCTGAGGGGCCGGTTCATCAACGAGGTGGACGAGGCGCAGGACCGCAAGGTCATCGTGATCGCCGAGGATTGCCGGCAGGAGCTGTTCAAGGGCGAGGACCCGCTGCACCAATGGGTCAGCGTCAACGGCATCCCCTTCGAGGTGGTGGGCCTCTATGCCTTCGAGGCCGGCGGCATGGAGCGGGGCCAGCGCAGCCCCGTGTTCATACCGCTCGGCGCCGCGCAGAAGGTCTTCAACGCGAAAGGGCTGGTGGACGACATCACCTTCAGCTTCGCCGATGCCAGCATCGCGGGGGCCAGGCAGGCGGAGCAACGCGCCGTGCACACCCTGGCCCGCCGGCACAGCTTCGACCCCACCGACGAGCGCGCGCTCTGGGTGAACAACAACGTGGAGAACGTCGGCACCATCGGGCGCATCTTCGATGGCATCACCGCATTCCTCTGGTTCGTGGGCATCGGCTCGCTCATCGCCGGCATCGTGGGCGTGAGCAACATCATGCTCATCATCGTGAAGGAGCGCACCCGCGAGATCGGCATCCGCAAGGCGCTGGGCGCCACGCCGGCGAACGTGGTGGGACAGGTGCTGATGGAGGCCCTGGTCATCACCGGGCTGGCCGGCTGGCTGGGGCTGGTGCTCGGGGTCTTCCTCATGGAGGGCGTGGCCTCCGTGGTGCCGGGCAGCGAGTTCTTCCGCGACCCCACCATCCGCATCAATGTGGCGCTCTGGGCGCTCTTCGCGCTCATGGTGGCCGGCGCCCTGGCAGGTTTCATCCCGGCGCGCCGCGCCGCCGCCATCCGTCCCATCGAAGCCCTTCGCCACGAATAG
- a CDS encoding DUF6141 family protein encodes MFHETQRFDQWWLRLLFVGINGLFAFAVWRQLGQDEPVGDTSMPDGVLLAVWLSVGVFTLLFLRTQLITRVDATGVHVRFAPWQRTGRHIPWAQVQGCRVRRYRPLIDFGGWGLRRSFGGRMEGYTTNGDQALELDLGERRSLLIGTQRPEELAAVLRALGK; translated from the coding sequence ATGTTCCACGAGACCCAACGCTTCGACCAATGGTGGCTGCGGCTGCTGTTCGTGGGCATCAACGGGCTCTTCGCCTTCGCGGTGTGGCGGCAGCTGGGCCAGGATGAGCCGGTGGGTGATACCTCCATGCCCGACGGTGTGCTGCTCGCGGTGTGGCTGTCGGTGGGTGTATTCACCCTGCTCTTCCTCCGCACGCAGCTCATCACCCGGGTGGATGCCACGGGTGTGCATGTGCGCTTTGCACCCTGGCAGCGAACGGGCCGGCACATCCCGTGGGCGCAGGTGCAGGGCTGCCGCGTGCGCCGCTACCGCCCCTTGATCGACTTCGGCGGCTGGGGCCTGCGGCGCTCCTTCGGCGGGCGGATGGAAGGCTACACCACCAATGGCGACCAAGCCCTGGAACTGGACCTTGGTGAGCGGCGCAGCCTGCTCATCGGTACGCAGCGACCGGAGGAACTGGCGGCCGTGCTGCGGGCATTGGGGAAGTAG
- a CDS encoding ABC transporter permease, giving the protein MFDTDRWGEIWNTLSRNKLRSFLTMFGVGWGIFMLVVMLGMGNGLKNAVLGGFEGFATNSAFLWTMPTTKPYAGFQKGRRFNFDNEDAGIIRRNVPGIEVCSPQLQLGGWQGGNNVSYGSRIGAFSIYGCEPEVIQVEAIRLPRGRFLNKADLLQERKVAVIGMEVVEQLFGQEDPIGKHIKVSGVYFQVVGVSKRKSSAEMGDNPDAKIYVPFTTYQKAFNSLNEVHWFTIVAKPGVEVAEVERQVRQLMARKHRVDPTDESAFGSWNMQEFYQMMNGLFIGIGGLSWFVGICTLLAGVIGIGNIMLVSIQERTKEIGIRRSIGATPRAITGQIVQEALTLTFIAGYLGLLAGVGVLEAVRSAAGEADFFKNPGVDLSVALVAFAVLIISGLLAGLMPARRALAIKAVDALRAE; this is encoded by the coding sequence ATGTTCGACACCGACCGCTGGGGCGAGATCTGGAACACGCTGAGCCGCAACAAGCTCCGCAGCTTCCTCACCATGTTCGGCGTGGGCTGGGGCATCTTCATGCTGGTGGTGATGCTGGGCATGGGCAACGGCCTGAAGAACGCCGTGCTGGGCGGCTTCGAGGGCTTCGCCACCAACAGCGCCTTCCTGTGGACCATGCCCACCACCAAGCCGTACGCGGGGTTCCAGAAGGGCCGCCGCTTCAATTTCGACAACGAGGATGCCGGCATCATCCGGCGGAACGTGCCGGGCATCGAGGTCTGCTCGCCGCAGCTGCAGCTGGGCGGCTGGCAGGGCGGCAACAACGTGAGCTATGGCAGCAGGATAGGGGCGTTCAGCATCTACGGCTGCGAGCCCGAGGTGATCCAGGTGGAGGCCATCCGCCTGCCCAGGGGCCGTTTCCTCAACAAGGCCGACCTGCTGCAGGAGCGGAAGGTGGCCGTCATCGGGATGGAGGTCGTGGAGCAGCTGTTCGGGCAGGAGGATCCGATCGGCAAGCACATCAAGGTGAGCGGCGTCTACTTCCAGGTCGTGGGCGTGAGCAAGCGGAAGAGCAGCGCCGAGATGGGCGACAATCCCGACGCCAAGATCTACGTGCCCTTCACCACCTACCAGAAGGCCTTCAACAGCCTCAACGAGGTGCACTGGTTCACCATCGTGGCCAAGCCGGGCGTGGAGGTGGCGGAGGTGGAGCGCCAGGTCCGGCAGCTCATGGCCCGCAAGCACCGCGTGGACCCCACCGACGAGAGCGCCTTCGGCAGCTGGAACATGCAGGAGTTCTACCAGATGATGAACGGCCTCTTCATCGGCATCGGCGGCCTCAGCTGGTTCGTGGGCATCTGCACGCTGCTCGCGGGCGTGATCGGCATCGGCAACATCATGCTGGTGAGCATCCAGGAGCGCACCAAGGAGATCGGCATCCGGCGCAGCATCGGGGCCACGCCCCGCGCCATCACCGGGCAGATCGTGCAGGAGGCGCTCACCCTCACCTTCATCGCCGGCTACCTCGGCCTGCTGGCCGGCGTGGGCGTGCTGGAGGCCGTGCGGAGCGCCGCGGGAGAGGCCGATTTCTTCAAGAACCCGGGGGTCGACCTCTCCGTGGCGCTCGTGGCCTTCGCCGTGCTCATCATCAGCGGGCTGCTCGCCGGCCTCATGCCTGCGCGGCGGGCGCTCGCCATCAAGGCCGTCGACGCATTAAGAGCCGAGTAG
- a CDS encoding RsmE family RNA methyltransferase, whose translation MHLFHCPDLAADAVELPPEEGHHALAVLRLRAGDQVGLLDGCGTKALGELIGLAKRSVTVRVLERRLLPPERAARIHLAVAPTKQMERFEWFVEKAVEVGVDRIIPLRTERTERSTLRHDRLLRVAVAAMKQSQRAWLPEIAPLMHLEALLADAPAQRYFGWCQPGLRPLMAAYRTADDALLAVGPEGDFTEAEAGLLRRAGAEGVSLGAARLRTETAALAACTWMSLSQQR comes from the coding sequence ATGCACCTCTTCCATTGCCCCGACCTGGCCGCCGATGCGGTGGAGCTGCCCCCGGAGGAGGGGCATCATGCGCTCGCTGTCCTTCGCCTGCGGGCAGGCGACCAGGTGGGCCTGCTCGACGGCTGCGGCACCAAGGCCTTGGGCGAGCTCATCGGCCTTGCGAAGCGCTCCGTGACGGTGCGGGTGCTGGAGCGCCGGCTGCTCCCCCCCGAGCGCGCGGCCCGCATCCATCTCGCCGTGGCGCCCACCAAGCAGATGGAGCGCTTCGAATGGTTCGTGGAGAAGGCCGTGGAGGTGGGTGTGGACCGCATCATCCCCCTCCGCACGGAGCGCACCGAGCGCAGCACCCTGAGGCACGACCGGCTCCTGCGCGTGGCCGTGGCCGCCATGAAGCAGAGCCAGCGCGCCTGGCTGCCGGAGATCGCCCCGTTGATGCACCTCGAGGCCCTGCTGGCCGACGCCCCTGCACAGCGCTACTTCGGCTGGTGCCAGCCGGGGCTGCGCCCGCTGATGGCCGCCTACCGCACCGCTGACGATGCCCTGCTGGCTGTCGGCCCGGAGGGCGACTTCACCGAGGCCGAAGCCGGGCTCCTGCGCCGCGCAGGGGCCGAAGGCGTATCGCTGGGCGCCGCCCGGCTCCGCACGGAGACCGCCGCGCTCGCCGCCTGCACATGGATGAGCCTCTCACAGCAACGGTAA
- a CDS encoding DUF2147 domain-containing protein produces the protein MRTLLLSLALLLLPLSAVLAQAPPEPGDRLIGVWEPSNGKARVKIEKIGGKYYGKIVWLREPNDPATNAPKVDKNNPDEALRTVPLRGYRLLKDFTYGGNDEWSEGTIYDPENGSTYSCVITLKDANTLDIRGFIGVKALGRTDVWKRLQAK, from the coding sequence ATGAGAACCCTCCTCCTTTCCCTCGCCCTGCTGCTCCTCCCGCTTTCCGCCGTGCTGGCCCAGGCACCACCCGAGCCCGGCGACCGCCTCATCGGTGTGTGGGAGCCCAGCAACGGCAAGGCCCGTGTGAAAATCGAGAAGATCGGCGGCAAGTACTACGGCAAGATCGTGTGGCTGCGCGAGCCCAACGACCCGGCCACCAATGCACCCAAGGTGGACAAGAACAACCCGGACGAGGCCTTGCGCACCGTGCCCCTCCGTGGCTACCGCCTATTGAAGGACTTCACCTATGGCGGCAACGACGAATGGTCCGAGGGCACCATCTACGATCCGGAGAACGGCAGCACCTACAGCTGCGTGATCACCCTGAAGGACGCCAACACCCTCGACATCCGCGGCTTCATCGGCGTGAAGGCACTGGGCCGTACCGACGTCTGGAAGCGGCTCCAGGCCAAGTGA
- a CDS encoding efflux RND transporter periplasmic adaptor subunit codes for MKTTLKYILFIGLGALFIWTLYFLYRKSASKPDEFAVETLKRTDVVKKTVANGKIVPRKEILIKPVVSGIIRELYVEAGEQVSKDQPLAKIQIVPDMLSLSNAENRVRTAEINVQNAQMNFDRNKPLLDKGVISAAEMQGFDVALRNARQELAASQEALQVVRDGISRSSAGNTIVRSTIDGMVLDVPVKEGNSVIERNNFNEGTTIAAIADMADLIFQGKVDESEVGKVELGMPVVLTVGAIDNAKWDADLEYIAPKGVEENGAIQFEIRAAVKLKDGQSLRSGYSANADIVLERRDSVYTVPESIVEFNAKGDSAFVQLKDGESWKKTYIRTGLSDGINLEVLEGIPADAKLRGAKVEEKKKEVSMD; via the coding sequence ATGAAAACGACCCTCAAGTACATCCTCTTCATCGGACTGGGCGCCCTGTTCATCTGGACGCTCTACTTCCTCTACCGGAAGAGCGCCAGCAAGCCGGACGAGTTCGCGGTGGAGACGCTCAAGCGCACCGATGTGGTGAAGAAGACGGTGGCCAACGGCAAGATCGTGCCTCGCAAGGAGATCCTCATCAAGCCCGTGGTCAGCGGCATCATCCGCGAGCTCTACGTGGAGGCCGGCGAGCAGGTGAGCAAGGACCAGCCCCTGGCGAAGATCCAGATCGTGCCTGACATGCTCAGCCTCAGCAATGCCGAGAACCGCGTGCGAACGGCGGAGATCAACGTGCAGAACGCGCAGATGAACTTCGACCGCAACAAGCCGCTGCTCGACAAGGGGGTGATCAGCGCCGCCGAGATGCAGGGCTTCGATGTGGCGCTCAGGAACGCCCGTCAGGAGCTCGCCGCCTCGCAGGAGGCCCTCCAGGTGGTGCGAGATGGCATCAGCCGCAGCAGCGCCGGGAACACCATCGTGCGCAGCACCATCGACGGCATGGTGCTCGACGTGCCCGTGAAGGAGGGCAACAGCGTGATCGAGCGCAACAACTTCAATGAGGGCACCACCATCGCCGCCATCGCGGACATGGCGGACCTCATCTTCCAGGGCAAGGTGGATGAGAGCGAGGTGGGCAAGGTGGAGCTGGGCATGCCGGTGGTGCTCACCGTGGGCGCCATCGACAACGCGAAGTGGGACGCCGACCTGGAGTACATCGCCCCCAAGGGCGTGGAGGAGAACGGCGCCATCCAGTTCGAGATCCGCGCCGCCGTGAAGCTGAAGGATGGCCAGTCGCTGCGCAGCGGCTACAGCGCCAATGCCGACATCGTGCTGGAGCGCCGCGACAGCGTGTACACCGTGCCCGAGAGCATCGTGGAGTTCAACGCCAAGGGCGACAGCGCCTTCGTGCAGCTCAAGGACGGCGAGAGCTGGAAGAAGACCTACATCCGCACGGGCCTGAGCGACGGCATCAACCTGGAGGTGCTCGAAGGCATCCCGGCCGATGCCAAGCTGCGCGGCGCCAAGGTGGAGGAGAAGAAGAAGGAGGTGAGCATGGACTAG
- a CDS encoding ABC transporter ATP-binding protein produces MIELNGIRKAYRTGANVLQVLKGIDLRIGAGELVSIMGSSGSGKSTLLNIIGILDSYDSGEYLLDGMLMKGQTETENAMLRSRYIGYVFQSFNLIGFKNAVENVALPLYYQGVSRRKRHEQALAMLDRVGLKEWAHHLPNEMSGGQKQRVAIARALIADPKVVLADEPTGALDTRTSAEVMQLLTEVNRDLGKTVLIVTHERDVAAATQRVIYLRDGVIENAHLDPKSLTTAMDGVRVVEKPAGDVR; encoded by the coding sequence ATGATCGAGCTGAACGGGATCCGCAAGGCCTACCGCACGGGGGCCAATGTGCTTCAGGTGCTCAAGGGCATCGACCTGCGGATCGGCGCCGGCGAGCTGGTGAGCATCATGGGCAGCTCGGGCTCGGGCAAGAGCACGCTGCTCAACATCATCGGCATCCTCGACAGCTACGACAGCGGCGAGTACCTGCTCGATGGCATGCTCATGAAGGGGCAGACGGAGACGGAGAACGCCATGCTCCGGAGCCGCTACATCGGCTATGTGTTCCAGAGCTTCAACCTCATCGGGTTCAAGAACGCGGTGGAGAACGTGGCGCTGCCGCTCTACTACCAGGGGGTGAGCCGCCGCAAGCGCCACGAGCAGGCCCTGGCCATGCTGGACCGTGTGGGGCTGAAGGAGTGGGCGCACCACCTGCCGAACGAGATGAGCGGGGGGCAGAAGCAGCGCGTGGCCATTGCGCGGGCGCTCATCGCCGACCCCAAGGTGGTGCTGGCCGACGAGCCCACGGGCGCCCTGGATACGCGCACGAGCGCCGAGGTCATGCAGCTGCTCACCGAGGTGAACCGCGACCTCGGCAAGACGGTGCTCATCGTGACCCATGAGCGCGATGTGGCGGCGGCCACGCAGCGGGTGATCTACCTGCGCGACGGCGTGATCGAGAACGCCCACCTCGACCCGAAGAGCCTGACCACCGCCATGGACGGGGTGCGGGTGGTGGAAAAACCGGCCGGCGATGTTCGATAG
- a CDS encoding serine hydrolase, giving the protein MMKKLLFSAALLAAATAHAQQPDLAGLDAYIADAVARFEQPGLAVGIVKDGQLVFAKGYGKLDLAKPEPVTANSVFYCASISKAFTACAIGLLADEGRLAFDDPVRKHLPEFSTPDAYVTEHMTVADLLCHRAGWSTFDGDLLWYGTRYTQDEILARHSAEPFTHGFRTEFGYSNLMYIAAARVIERVSGMSWDRFITERILIPLGMERSRVETADLAAMTDVAMPHVRKGQDPKQPQRSMPYQALQGADGACGVLSTVSDLAKWDAMWADEGKVGDKAFITPATFRTLTGTHLTMGGRRDGAALGWFVEYNKGSKVITHSGGMPGFILNHAVVPEKDLAVICLGNGETYSVFAITSKVLDLYLGDGKADPVAQMLPRVKANQEEEAKRRADRLAARIPKTKPTAPLASIAGTYSDKIYGEATIVDDLGSPLLSFRPAKELLAGKLVHWHHDTWRWEHADPFLEPGYITFNFDADHKVTGFKVDLHSPDFHFYKLDFKRKE; this is encoded by the coding sequence ATGATGAAGAAGCTCCTGTTCTCGGCGGCCCTGCTGGCGGCCGCCACGGCGCACGCCCAGCAGCCCGACCTTGCCGGCCTCGACGCCTACATCGCCGATGCCGTCGCCCGGTTCGAGCAGCCCGGGCTGGCCGTGGGCATCGTGAAGGACGGCCAGCTGGTGTTCGCCAAGGGCTACGGCAAGCTCGACCTCGCCAAGCCCGAGCCCGTGACGGCCAACAGCGTGTTCTACTGCGCCAGCATCAGCAAGGCCTTCACCGCCTGCGCCATCGGCCTGCTGGCGGACGAGGGCAGGCTCGCCTTCGACGATCCCGTGCGCAAGCACCTGCCCGAGTTCAGCACGCCCGATGCCTACGTGACCGAGCACATGACCGTGGCCGACCTGCTGTGCCACCGCGCCGGATGGAGCACCTTCGATGGCGACCTGCTCTGGTACGGCACCCGCTACACCCAGGACGAGATCCTCGCCCGCCACAGCGCCGAGCCCTTCACCCATGGCTTCCGCACCGAGTTCGGCTACAGCAATCTCATGTACATCGCCGCCGCGCGCGTGATCGAGCGCGTGAGCGGCATGAGCTGGGACCGCTTCATCACCGAGCGCATCCTCATCCCGTTGGGCATGGAGCGCAGTCGCGTGGAGACCGCCGACCTGGCCGCCATGACGGATGTGGCCATGCCCCATGTGCGCAAGGGGCAGGACCCCAAGCAGCCCCAGCGGAGCATGCCCTACCAGGCCCTGCAGGGGGCCGATGGCGCCTGCGGCGTGCTGAGCACCGTGAGCGATCTCGCCAAGTGGGACGCCATGTGGGCCGACGAGGGCAAGGTGGGCGACAAGGCCTTCATCACGCCCGCCACCTTCCGCACCCTCACCGGCACGCACCTGACCATGGGCGGGCGGCGCGACGGGGCCGCTCTCGGCTGGTTCGTGGAGTACAACAAGGGCAGCAAGGTGATCACGCACAGCGGCGGCATGCCGGGCTTCATCCTCAACCACGCCGTGGTGCCCGAGAAGGACCTGGCCGTGATCTGCCTTGGCAACGGCGAGACCTACAGCGTGTTCGCCATCACCAGCAAGGTGCTCGACCTCTACCTCGGCGATGGCAAGGCCGACCCCGTAGCGCAGATGCTGCCGCGCGTGAAGGCCAACCAGGAGGAGGAGGCCAAGCGCCGCGCCGATCGCCTGGCCGCCCGCATCCCGAAGACCAAGCCTACGGCACCGCTGGCCAGCATCGCCGGCACCTACTCGGACAAGATCTACGGCGAGGCCACCATCGTCGACGACCTGGGCAGTCCCCTGCTATCCTTCCGGCCCGCCAAGGAGCTTCTCGCTGGCAAGCTCGTTCACTGGCACCATGATACCTGGAGGTGGGAGCATGCCGACCCCTTCCTGGAACCCGGCTACATCACCTTCAACTTTGACGCGGACCACAAGGTGACCGGCTTCAAGGTGGACCTGCACAGCCCCGACTTCCACTTCTACAAGCTCGACTTCAAGCGCAAGGAGTGA
- a CDS encoding DUF4159 domain-containing protein codes for MPRLLPGLLLGLLASAAATAQGTYQLAVLKYGGGGDWYANPSAVPNLVRFCNAQLGMGISTDVPTVEVGSPELFNFPFVHMTGHGNVAFSPQEAENLRNYLIGGGFLHVSDNYGMDPYLRPMLKRVFPELELMELPFAHPVYHQKFDFAQGLPKVHEHDGKPPRGYGLLWEGRLVLFYDHECDLGDGWEDADVHGDSEETRTKALRMGANLVRYAFGGQGE; via the coding sequence ATGCCGCGCCTCCTCCCGGGACTCCTTCTCGGCCTTCTCGCCTCCGCTGCGGCGACCGCCCAGGGCACCTACCAGCTGGCCGTGCTCAAGTACGGCGGCGGCGGCGACTGGTACGCCAACCCCTCCGCCGTGCCCAACCTGGTGCGCTTCTGCAATGCCCAGCTCGGCATGGGCATCAGCACCGATGTGCCCACGGTGGAGGTGGGCAGTCCGGAGCTCTTCAATTTCCCCTTCGTGCACATGACCGGCCATGGCAACGTGGCCTTCAGCCCGCAGGAAGCGGAGAACCTCCGCAACTACCTCATCGGCGGCGGCTTCCTGCACGTGAGCGACAACTACGGCATGGACCCCTACCTGCGTCCGATGCTCAAGCGCGTCTTCCCGGAGCTCGAGCTGATGGAGCTGCCCTTCGCGCATCCGGTCTACCACCAGAAGTTCGACTTCGCCCAGGGCCTGCCCAAAGTCCACGAGCACGACGGCAAGCCGCCCCGGGGCTACGGCCTGCTCTGGGAGGGCCGGCTCGTGCTCTTCTACGACCACGAATGCGACCTCGGCGATGGGTGGGAGGACGCCGATGTGCATGGCGACAGTGAGGAGACCCGCACCAAGGCCCTGCGCATGGGCGCCAATCTGGTGCGCTATGCCTTCGGCGGCCAAGGCGAATGA